A genomic window from Pyxicephalus adspersus chromosome 2, UCB_Pads_2.0, whole genome shotgun sequence includes:
- the LOC140322201 gene encoding olfactory receptor 5G3-like — translation MTRMETIYLLGFSIPQSFRFVVFYLFLMIYCVTICGNLLIITLVSYSKSLHSPMYFFLSHLSLMDILLSTDILPNMICNVLVDKTFMVFSKCLTQFYFFAIAESSECLLLTAMSWDRYLAICKPLHYTLEMTYQVCWVLVTISWMLGIFVAMVHNLTISKLVFCGPNIIDHFFCDLEPILQLSCSDTIIAQWEVMIFGVIFAVFPFAIISVSYSYIIITILKIPSITGRQKVFSTCSSHLTVVSIYYSTLVCVYVVPSTEQTRTISKLISLLYTIVTPMINPIIYSLRNKEVKKAVGKFIDNLFGLTCQ, via the coding sequence ATGACCAGGATGGAAACAATTTACCTTTTAGGGTTTTCAATTCCTCAAAGTTTTAGATTTGTggtgttttatctttttcttatgATTTATTGTGTCACAATATGTGGAAACCTCCTGATCATCACATTGGTGTCTTACAGCAAATccctccattctcccatgtacttcttcctctcccatttATCATTAATGGATATCTTACTATCAACCGATATCCTTCCAAACATGATCTGCAATGTTTTGGTTGATAAGACATTTATGGTATTCTCTAAATGCCTCACtcagttttatttctttgccATAGCAGAATCTTCGGAGTGTCTGCTCCTGACAGCGATGAGTTGGGACAGATATTTGGCCATTTGTAAACCTTTGCATTATACCTTAGAAATGACctaccaggtttgctgggtatTGGTTACCATAAGCTGGATGTTAGGAATCTTTGTAGCTATGGTGCACAATTTAACCATATCCAAATTAGTTTTTTGTGGACCAAATATAATTGACCATTTCTTTTGTGATCTTGAACCAATTCTACAACTTTCCTGCTCTGATACCATCATCGCTCAATGGGAAGTGATGATTTTTGgtgttatttttgctgtttttccaTTTGCCATTATCTCTGTATCATATTCCTATATTATAATCACCATTCTCAAAATCCCATCTATTACAGGTAGACAGAAGGTTTTTTCAACTTGCAGCTCCCATCTGACTGTTGTCTCCATCTATTACAGTACCCTAGTTTGTGTATATGTGGTGCCTAGTACAGAACAGACAAGGACCATCTCTAAACTCATATCGTTACTGTACACTATAGTCACTCCAATGATAAATCCGATTATATACAGCCTCAGGAATAAAGAAGTGAAGAAAGCTGTTGGGAAATTTATTGACAACCTTTTTGGGTTAACATGCCAATAg
- the LOC140322203 gene encoding LOW QUALITY PROTEIN: olfactory receptor 1468-like (The sequence of the model RefSeq protein was modified relative to this genomic sequence to represent the inferred CDS: substituted 1 base at 1 genomic stop codon) has translation MCGNLLIITLVSYSKSLHSPMYFFLSQLALSDLLLITDTLPNTLHAILIKEAVISFSNCITQLYFLCISGGLECLLLTVMAYDRYLAICKPLHYTLIMNHSMCWILIILCWAXSIFSVLYNILNIEKLHFCGPNIIDHFFCDLFPVIKLSCSDITIVQLESILIGAAFLVIPFFIVIVSYIYIVTTILKIPTIAGRQKVFSTCSSHLTVVSTYYGTLMCVYLAPNKGQSSNMTKYLSLLYVVVTPLLNPIIYSLRNKDLNNAFGKLISEFTLKYKSSLP, from the coding sequence ATGTGCGGAAACCTCCTGATCATCACATTGGTGTCCTACAGCAAATCCCTCCATTCTCctatgtacttcttcctctctcAGCTTGCTTTATCAGATCTCTTACTAATAACTGACACACTTCCAAACACACTCCATGCTATTTTGATAAAGGAGGCCGTCATTTCATTTTCTAATTGCATTACCCAgttgtattttctttgtatttcggGAGGCTTGGAGTGTCTTCTTCTGACTGTGATGGCCTATGACAgatatttggctatctgtaaaccATTACATTACACTTTAATAATGAATCATAGTATGTGTTGGATATTGATCATCCTGTGTTGGGCTTAAAGCATATTTTCAGTGTTGTATAACATCTTAAACATTGAAAAGTTACACTTTTGTGGCCCCAATATTATTGACcactttttttgtgatcttttccCAGTCATTAAACTCTCCTGTTCTGATATCACCATCGTTCAACTGGAATCAATACTGATAGGTGCGGCTTTCCTTGtcattccattttttattgtcattgtatcatatatttatattgtaacgACCATTTTAAAAATCCCAACAATTGCTGGCAGACAGAAAGTTTTCTCCACATGCAGCTCCCACCTGACTGTTGTGTCCACCTATTATGGAACCCTCATGTGTGTTTATTTGGCACCTAATAAAGGACAGTCATCCAACATGACAAAATACCTGTCATTACTGTATGTTGTAGTCACCCCACTACTAAATCCAATAATATACAGCCTGAGGAATAAAGACCTGAACAATGCTTTTGGAAAACTTATTTCTGAAtttacattgaaatataaaagcagcctACCTTAA
- the LOC140322205 gene encoding olfactory receptor 10A7-like — protein sequence MLYFQVLDENWTSITTVHLLGFQASPAIQYSVFFLFLSICNVTICGNLLIITLVFFSKSLHSPMYFFLSQLSVSDILLVIDTLPGALNATLVEEAIISFSDCITQLYFLCMSGGLECLLLTVMAYDRYLAICKPLHYTLMMNRDLCFAFIILCWTLSIVTVFYNILTIKKLQFCGPNIIDHFFCDLYPLLELSCSDTKIVQLESTIICVIFIVIPFFIIIVSYVYIIITILNIPSVTGRQKAFSTCSSHLTVVSTYYGTLICVYLAPTKGQLTNMTKYLSLLYVLVTPLLNPMIYSLRNKDLKNAFVKCIFEFTNKY from the coding sequence ATGTTATATTTTCAAGTTCTGGATGAGAACTGGACCAGTATCACTACAGTCCACCTCTTAGGATTCCAGGCCTCTCCAGCTATCCAATATTcagtctttttccttttcctttccatttGTAATGTGACAATATGTGGAAACCTGCTGATCATCACATTGGTGTTCTTCAGTAAATCCCTCCATTCTCctatgtacttcttcctctcccagctcTCTGTATCTGATATATTATTAGTAATTGACACTCTTCCCGGTGCACTAAATGCTACTTTGGTAGAAGAAGCCATCATTTCATTCTCTGATTGTATCACACAgttgtattttctttgtatgtcGGGAGGCCTGGAGTGTCTTCTTCTGACTGTTATGGCATATGACAgatatttggctatctgtaaaccCTTACATTACACTTTAATGATGAATCGTGAtttgtgttttgcatttattattttgtgttggaCTTTAAGCATAGTAACagtgttttataacattttaaccattaaaaaattacaattctgTGGTCCCAACATTATTGACCACTTTTTCTGTGATCTTTACCCACTCCTTGAACTCTCCTGTTCTGATACCAAAATCGTTCAACTAGAATCAACAATTATAtgtgtaatttttattgttattccattttttattatcattgtatcatatgtttatattataatcaCCATTTTAAATATTCCATCTGTTACCGGCAGACAGAAAGCTTTCTCCACATGCAGCTCCCACCTGACCGTTGTGTCCACGTATTATGGAACCCTCATATGTGTTTATTTGGCACCTACTAAAGGACAGCTAACCAACATGACAAAATACCTTTCTTTACTGTATGTTTTAGTCACCCCGCTGCTAAATCCAATGATATACAGCCTGAGGAATAAAGACCtgaaaaatgcttttgtaaaatgtatttttgaatttactaataaatattaa
- the LOC140322206 gene encoding LOW QUALITY PROTEIN: olfactory receptor 1M1-like (The sequence of the model RefSeq protein was modified relative to this genomic sequence to represent the inferred CDS: substituted 1 base at 1 genomic stop codon) — MHQRNVTRIATVLLLGFQSPQSIKYFIFFLFFMIYFVTICGNLLIITFVSXSKSLHSPMYFFLSQLSVSDILLITDILPNMLHVVLMEKATISFSDCITQFYLFGVAGMLECLLLTLMSYDRYLAICKPLHYTLIISRQFCCITVILCWVLSIFIVFINILTLSQLQFCGPNMIDHFFCDFDPILELSCSDTTLVEIVLKSMIAIVICIPFCTIIVSYIYIIITIFKIPSISGRKKAFSTCSSHLTVVSIYYGTLFCVYLVPSEGQSWNVAKFLSLLYTVVTPVMNPIIYSLRNKDFKKAMGKLLNFLLL; from the coding sequence ATGCATCAAAGAAATGTGACCAGAATTGCTACAGTCCTTCTCTTAGGATTTCAGTCTCctcaaagtataaaatatttcatcttttttcttttcttcatgatttattttgttacaatatGTGGAAACCTCCTGATCATCACATTTGTCTCGTAAAGCAAATccctccattctcccatgtacttcttcctctcccagctcTCTGTATCGGACATCCTACTTATAACAGACATTCTTCCTAACATGCTCCATGTTGTATTAATGGAAAAGGCCACCATATCGTTTTCCGATTGTATCACCCAGTTTTATTTGTTTGGTGTTGCTGGAATGTTGGAGTGTCTTCTTCTGACTTTGATGTCCTATGAcagatatttggccatctgtaaaccATTACATTATACTTTAATTATCAGTCGCCAATTTTGTTGCATAACTGTTATTTTATGTTGGGTTTTGagcatttttatagtttttattaatattttaactttatccCAATTACAATTTTGTGGTCCCAATATGATTGaccattttttctgtgattttgacCCAATCCTAGAGCTTTCCTGCTCAGATACAACCTTGGTTGAAATAGTTTTGAAGTCAATGATTGCTATTGTGATTTGCATACCATTCTGTACTATTAttgtatcatatatttatattatcatcaccatttttaaaattccTTCCATCAGTGGGAGAAAGAAAGCTTTCTCAACATGCAGCTCCCACCTGACTGTTGTATCCATCTATTACGGCACcctattttgtgtatatttggtTCCTAGTGAAGGGCAGTCATGGAATGTGGCTAAATTTCTTTCATTGCTTTATACTGTGGTCACCCCAGTGATGAATCCAATTATATACAGCCTGaggaataaagattttaaaaaagctaTGGGAAAGCTTCTTAACTTTTTGTTACTTTAG